A genomic stretch from Erwinia sp. E_sp_B01_1 includes:
- a CDS encoding YqjK-like family protein, with protein MSRERDERKADLLRQVQQQRLDLSAGKKRFLESTARYDQGWLTLVSLRRYAAVGSGLMAIWSVRNPRIITRWAKRGLGLWSTWRVVRNFMPNR; from the coding sequence ATGAGCCGCGAGCGTGATGAGCGTAAAGCCGATCTGCTGCGTCAGGTTCAACAGCAGCGGCTCGATCTGAGCGCCGGTAAAAAGCGCTTTCTGGAAAGCACTGCCCGTTACGATCAGGGCTGGCTGACGCTGGTCAGTTTGCGACGCTATGCGGCGGTTGGCAGTGGCTTAATGGCTATCTGGTCCGTGCGTAATCCCCGCATCATCACCCGCTGGGCCAAACGTGGCCTCGGTTTATGGAGTACGTGGCGCGTAGTGCGCAACTTTATGCCTAACCGCTAA
- a CDS encoding phage holin family protein has translation MAESQQSQGPGKGVINIGQRIVTTMVGIVETRVRLAVVELEEEKANLIQMLLMTGLTMLFTAFGLMSLMVLIIWAVDAQYRLMAIGITTAVLFVLAIIFGLWTLAKSRRSTLLSATRKELKSDRKLLEDE, from the coding sequence ATGGCAGAGTCTCAACAAAGCCAGGGCCCCGGCAAAGGGGTCATTAACATCGGACAGCGCATTGTCACCACCATGGTGGGGATAGTGGAAACCCGTGTGCGACTGGCAGTGGTCGAGCTTGAGGAAGAAAAAGCCAATCTGATACAGATGCTGTTGATGACTGGCCTCACCATGCTCTTTACCGCTTTCGGCTTGATGAGCCTGATGGTACTGATCATCTGGGCTGTCGATGCACAATATCGCCTGATGGCGATTGGCATCACCACTGCGGTGCTGTTCGTCCTTGCAATCATCTTTGGCCTCTGGACGCTGGCTAAGTCCCGCCGTTCAACGCTGTTAAGCGCCACCCGTAAAGAGCTGAAGTCTGACCGTAAGTTGCTGGAGGATGAGTGA
- a CDS encoding YqjD family protein — translation MSKDTTSEHLRAELKTLADTLEEVLSNTGEKSKSELDKLRSKAQSALKDTRARLGDSGDRIAQTSREVADHADVYVRENPWTSVGIGAAIGVVLGVLLTRR, via the coding sequence ATGTCAAAAGATACAACGTCTGAACATCTGCGCGCTGAACTGAAAACCCTGGCGGATACGCTGGAAGAAGTGCTGAGCAACACCGGCGAAAAATCTAAATCTGAACTGGACAAACTGCGCAGCAAAGCACAAAGCGCACTGAAAGATACCCGTGCACGCCTGGGTGATTCTGGTGACCGCATTGCTCAGACCTCCCGTGAAGTGGCCGATCATGCCGATGTATACGTGCGTGAAAATCCCTGGACCAGCGTAGGTATCGGTGCCGCCATTGGTGTGGTGCTGGGTGTCTTGCTGACGCGTCGTTGA
- a CDS encoding DUF1090 domain-containing protein, with translation MKYRTLLGLSLFTLATFAQAADSLCLQKEQEIQHEIDLANKHDNQRRVTGLERALTEAKAGCTDEKLKAQHQEKIAEHKRQVAERQKELADEKEDGDDSKKIARREKKLAEAQHELKEVEAAPY, from the coding sequence ATGAAATACCGCACTCTTCTCGGACTGAGCCTGTTCACTCTGGCCACTTTTGCCCAGGCGGCGGATTCTCTGTGTCTGCAAAAAGAGCAGGAGATCCAGCATGAAATCGACCTGGCTAACAAGCACGATAATCAACGTCGTGTTACTGGCCTGGAGCGCGCGCTGACTGAAGCGAAAGCGGGTTGCACCGATGAAAAGCTGAAAGCGCAGCATCAGGAAAAAATTGCCGAACACAAACGGCAAGTGGCTGAGCGCCAGAAAGAGCTGGCTGATGAAAAAGAAGATGGCGATGACAGTAAAAAAATCGCCAGGCGTGAGAAGAAACTGGCTGAAGCACAACATGAATTGAAGGAAGTCGAGGCTGCACCTTACTAA
- the mzrA gene encoding EnvZ/OmpR regulon moderator MzrA: MSALLKKYYSTRMLCILLVCLSALMMVAFLPGIFRNETALQIRVSRQGTSLPDGFYVYQRLNAEGIRIKSITPDNDSLVIRFDTQEQSTAAEKVLHQLLPYGFDIGQMDPSGSSQLMNRLTLRKQSVG, from the coding sequence ATGTCGGCTTTACTTAAAAAATATTACTCCACGCGGATGCTTTGTATCCTGCTGGTCTGTCTCTCCGCGCTGATGATGGTGGCGTTTTTACCCGGCATCTTTCGCAATGAGACGGCGCTTCAAATCCGCGTTTCCCGCCAGGGAACGTCGCTGCCGGACGGTTTTTATGTTTATCAGCGCCTGAATGCTGAAGGGATCCGTATTAAAAGCATCACGCCAGATAACGACTCACTGGTGATCCGTTTTGATACTCAGGAGCAGAGCACCGCGGCAGAGAAGGTGTTACACCAGCTGCTGCCCTACGGGTTTGATATCGGTCAGATGGATCCGTCCGGTTCTTCACAGTTAATGAACCGGCTCACTCTTCGCAAGCAATCTGTGGGTTAA
- a CDS encoding DedA family protein, with translation MDIFKTLVQALWHQDFATLSDPTLVWAIYFVLFMILFLENGLLPAAFLPGDSLLILVGVLIAKGTLAFPMTLFILTTAASLGCWVSYIQGKWLGNTPTVQKWLSHLPAQYHQRAYHLFHKHGLSALLIGRFIAFVRTLLPTIAGLSGLSNARFQFFNWMSALLWVLILTVIGFALGKTPLFRKYEDQLMFCLMMLPLVLLVFGLFGSLFVLWRKKRSVDNEKGNS, from the coding sequence ATGGATATTTTTAAAACCCTGGTCCAAGCGTTGTGGCACCAAGACTTCGCCACCCTGTCCGATCCCACACTTGTCTGGGCTATCTACTTTGTCCTGTTCATGATCCTCTTTCTGGAAAATGGCCTGCTTCCGGCCGCTTTCCTGCCGGGTGACAGCCTGCTGATTCTGGTTGGCGTGCTGATTGCCAAAGGCACTCTGGCTTTCCCAATGACGTTATTTATCCTGACCACTGCCGCCAGCCTGGGCTGCTGGGTCAGTTATATTCAGGGTAAATGGCTGGGGAACACTCCCACGGTGCAAAAGTGGTTATCGCATTTGCCTGCCCAATACCATCAGCGGGCGTATCATCTGTTCCACAAACACGGCCTTTCCGCGCTGCTCATTGGCCGCTTTATCGCCTTTGTCAGAACCCTGCTGCCAACTATCGCTGGCCTTTCAGGCCTGAGTAATGCCCGCTTCCAGTTCTTTAACTGGATGAGCGCACTGCTGTGGGTGCTGATCCTGACGGTGATCGGTTTTGCGCTTGGGAAGACCCCCCTGTTTCGTAAATACGAAGATCAGCTGATGTTTTGCCTGATGATGCTGCCGCTGGTGCTGCTGGTCTTTGGTTTGTTTGGCTCACTGTTCGTGCTCTGGCGCAAAAAGCGCAGCGTGGACAATGAGAAAGGAAACTCATAA
- a CDS encoding tagaturonate reductase, giving the protein MLLLNRRDFPGRDHPDRIIQFGEGNFLRAFIDWQLDLLNEQTDLDAGVVVVRPRNSQTTRTLNSQDGLYTTLIRGIDARGEVVSEPRLIRSVNREIHPYQQFDAFLALARNEAIRFVFSNTTEAGIQYAEGDSLEAMPPASFPAKLTRLLWERWQHFAGSSDKGWVILPCELIDNNGEALKALVLRYAREWDLPSAFAGWVEQHNTFCSTLVDRIVTGYPQDAGEIEQQLGYQDNYLVTGEVYYLLVIQGPAWLEQELCLDRCPLNVRIVEDIRPFKEQKVAILNGAHTAMVPVAFLAGLDTVGEAMQDREISGYIDALIRQEIIPTLDLPAGELNAFADAVLNRFRNPFIQHQLQAIALNSMTKFRTRLLPQTLTCSQRPGLPPVRLTFAFAALLAFYRGKRAEGEYLLEDDAHWLQRFSQLWSQVECGNIAPQQLVETVLGDVQHWGRDLNHITGLTAAVTEHLQRIVGDGLREALRRVN; this is encoded by the coding sequence ATGTTGTTGCTGAATCGCAGGGATTTTCCAGGGCGGGATCATCCGGACCGTATAATTCAGTTTGGTGAAGGCAATTTTCTTCGTGCTTTTATCGACTGGCAACTCGATCTGCTGAACGAACAAACCGATCTGGATGCTGGCGTGGTGGTAGTTCGCCCCCGTAACAGCCAGACCACGAGGACGCTGAACAGTCAGGATGGCCTTTACACCACGCTGATTCGGGGTATCGATGCCAGGGGAGAAGTGGTGAGCGAGCCAAGGCTGATTCGGTCAGTCAACCGGGAAATCCATCCTTATCAGCAATTTGATGCGTTTCTTGCCCTGGCGCGGAATGAAGCTATCCGTTTTGTTTTCTCCAATACCACCGAAGCCGGAATTCAATATGCCGAAGGAGATAGCCTGGAGGCGATGCCGCCTGCCTCATTCCCTGCCAAACTCACCCGCCTGCTGTGGGAACGCTGGCAGCATTTTGCCGGAAGCAGCGATAAAGGCTGGGTCATCCTGCCCTGCGAACTGATAGATAATAACGGCGAGGCGTTAAAAGCGCTGGTCCTTCGCTACGCACGGGAGTGGGATCTGCCCTCAGCTTTCGCCGGGTGGGTTGAGCAGCACAACACCTTCTGTTCGACGCTGGTCGATCGCATTGTCACCGGGTATCCGCAGGATGCCGGAGAGATTGAACAGCAGTTGGGCTATCAGGATAACTATCTGGTGACGGGGGAGGTCTACTATCTTCTGGTGATTCAGGGGCCAGCCTGGCTGGAGCAGGAACTATGCCTGGATCGTTGCCCGCTGAATGTGCGGATCGTTGAGGATATCAGGCCTTTCAAGGAGCAGAAGGTGGCGATCCTTAACGGGGCGCACACGGCGATGGTGCCGGTCGCTTTTCTGGCCGGGCTGGATACGGTGGGTGAAGCGATGCAGGATCGGGAGATCTCAGGCTATATCGACGCATTAATACGCCAGGAGATCATCCCCACGCTGGATCTGCCTGCCGGGGAGCTGAACGCTTTCGCCGATGCTGTTCTGAACCGGTTCCGTAACCCTTTTATTCAGCATCAGCTTCAGGCCATTGCACTGAACAGTATGACCAAATTCCGCACCCGCTTGCTGCCGCAAACTCTGACCTGCTCGCAGCGACCGGGCCTCCCTCCGGTCCGTCTCACCTTTGCCTTTGCAGCCCTGCTGGCGTTCTATCGTGGTAAACGTGCCGAAGGAGAATATCTGCTGGAAGACGATGCCCACTGGCTACAGCGTTTCAGCCAGCTCTGGTCTCAGGTTGAGTGCGGGAACATCGCCCCACAGCAACTGGTAGAAACCGTGCTGGGCGACGTTCAGCACTGGGGACGCGATCTTAACCACATCACCGGATTAACTGCCGCCGTCACCGAACACCTGCAACGGATCGTTGGCGATGGCCTGCGCGAAGCTTTGCGCCGCGTAAACTGA
- a CDS encoding altronate dehydratase family protein: MQRYIKIHPDDNVAVALADLDEGETVVFPEQDVVLKQVMERGHKFALQPLAVGDLVLKYGLPIGHATAPVAAGETLHSHNTRTNLSDLDEYSYQPDFATLPPQAGDREVQIFRRRNGDVGIRNELWILPTVGCVNGIAKQMVNRFLKESNEAEGIDGVHLFTHPFGCSQLGQDHENTRTMLQNMARHPNAGAVLVIGLGCENNQVNVFRETLGDYDADRTAFMALQQHDDEVEAGLEHLRRLYEVMRHDQREPGRLSELKFGLECGGSDGLSGITANPLLGRFSDRMIANGGTTVLTEVPEMFGAERILMSRCRDEATFEKTVSMINDFKRYFIDHHQPIYENPSPGNKAGGITTLEEKSLGCTQKAGQSQVVDVLKYGERLRQPGLNLLSAPGNDAVATSALAGAGCHMVLFSTGRGTPYGGFVPTVKLATNSELAAKKPHWIDFDAGALIKGTEMPALLDSFVDTLVEIANGRQTRNEINDFRELAIFKSGVTL, encoded by the coding sequence ATGCAGCGATACATAAAAATTCATCCCGATGACAATGTGGCAGTGGCGCTTGCGGATCTGGATGAGGGCGAAACGGTGGTGTTTCCGGAACAGGATGTGGTGCTAAAGCAGGTGATGGAACGTGGGCATAAATTTGCCCTTCAGCCTCTGGCAGTGGGCGATCTGGTGCTGAAATACGGCTTGCCGATCGGACATGCCACAGCGCCGGTAGCCGCCGGGGAAACGCTGCATTCACATAATACCCGCACTAATCTCAGCGACCTGGATGAATACAGCTATCAACCCGATTTTGCCACGCTTCCGCCGCAGGCCGGCGACCGCGAAGTGCAGATTTTCCGGCGCCGTAACGGCGATGTCGGCATCCGTAACGAGCTGTGGATTTTGCCTACGGTAGGCTGCGTGAACGGCATCGCGAAGCAGATGGTGAACCGCTTTCTGAAAGAGAGCAACGAGGCCGAAGGTATTGATGGCGTGCATCTGTTCACCCACCCGTTTGGCTGCTCGCAGCTTGGGCAGGATCATGAAAACACCCGCACCATGCTGCAAAATATGGCGCGACACCCCAATGCGGGCGCGGTACTGGTGATTGGACTGGGATGTGAAAACAACCAGGTGAATGTGTTCCGCGAAACTCTGGGCGACTACGATGCTGACCGCACCGCTTTTATGGCGCTTCAGCAGCACGATGATGAAGTGGAAGCGGGGCTTGAGCATCTGCGCCGTCTGTATGAGGTGATGCGTCACGACCAGCGTGAACCGGGGCGTCTGAGCGAGCTGAAATTTGGTCTGGAGTGTGGCGGATCGGATGGCCTGTCAGGGATCACCGCAAATCCGCTGCTGGGCCGTTTTTCCGATCGGATGATCGCCAATGGCGGCACTACCGTACTGACTGAAGTACCCGAGATGTTTGGCGCCGAACGCATCCTGATGAGCCGCTGCCGGGATGAAGCGACGTTTGAGAAAACGGTCAGTATGATCAACGACTTCAAACGCTACTTTATCGATCACCATCAGCCGATCTATGAAAATCCTTCGCCGGGCAATAAAGCCGGAGGCATCACCACGCTGGAGGAAAAATCACTGGGCTGCACGCAGAAAGCCGGACAAAGCCAGGTGGTGGATGTGCTGAAGTACGGCGAGCGGCTGCGTCAGCCGGGCCTGAACCTGCTCAGCGCGCCGGGCAATGATGCAGTGGCAACCAGTGCGCTGGCGGGCGCAGGCTGCCATATGGTGCTGTTCAGTACCGGGCGGGGCACGCCTTACGGCGGATTTGTGCCGACGGTCAAACTGGCTACAAACAGCGAGCTGGCGGCGAAAAAGCCCCACTGGATTGATTTTGACGCCGGTGCGTTGATCAAGGGCACTGAGATGCCAGCCTTGCTGGACAGTTTCGTCGACACGCTGGTGGAGATCGCCAATGGCCGTCAGACCAGAAATGAGATCAATGATTTTCGTGAGCTGGCGATTTTTAAAAGCGGCGTGACGCTGTAG
- the sstT gene encoding serine/threonine transporter SstT, with protein sequence MEKSRPGLLQRLMQGSLVTQIMIGLAAGIALAWFSRDTAQSVALLGTLFVSALKSVAPLLVMVLVISSIANHQHGTKTSIRPIVILYLLSTFFAAVVAVVCSHLLPQTLTLTDASQAITPPSGILEVLNGLLMSMVSNPIDALIHANYIGILVWAIGLGFAFRHSSDTTRAFLNDASDAVTYLVRIVIRLAPIGIFGLVASILATTGFSALWDYAHLLGLLLGCMLLMALVFNPILVYWKIRRNPYPLVFTCLRESGVTAFFTRSSAANIPVNMALAKKLNLDEDTYSVSIPVGANISMAGASITITVLTLAAVNTLGIHVDISTAILLSLVASICACGASGVAGGSLLLIPVACNMFGIPNEVAMQVVAVGFIIGVLQDSAETALNSSADILFTAAACMAEERREEQRI encoded by the coding sequence ATGGAAAAAAGTCGTCCCGGGCTGCTGCAGCGTCTGATGCAGGGAAGCCTGGTCACCCAGATTATGATTGGGCTGGCTGCGGGCATTGCCCTGGCGTGGTTCTCCAGAGACACCGCGCAATCCGTTGCCCTGCTGGGTACCCTTTTTGTCAGCGCGCTGAAATCGGTTGCGCCTCTGTTGGTCATGGTGCTGGTCATCTCCTCCATCGCTAACCATCAGCACGGCACCAAAACCAGTATCCGGCCGATTGTGATCCTCTATTTACTGAGCACCTTTTTTGCTGCGGTGGTCGCTGTGGTCTGCAGTCATCTGCTGCCGCAAACCCTGACACTGACCGATGCCAGCCAGGCTATCACCCCACCTTCAGGTATTCTGGAAGTGCTGAACGGCCTGCTGATGAGCATGGTTTCCAACCCGATAGACGCGCTGATCCATGCAAACTATATCGGGATTCTGGTCTGGGCCATTGGTCTTGGCTTTGCCTTCCGCCACAGTAGCGATACGACGCGTGCCTTCCTGAATGATGCTTCCGATGCCGTGACTTATCTGGTGCGGATTGTCATCCGTCTGGCACCAATTGGTATCTTCGGCCTGGTCGCATCGATACTTGCCACCACCGGCTTCTCGGCATTGTGGGATTATGCGCATCTGCTGGGGCTGCTGCTGGGTTGTATGCTGCTGATGGCGCTGGTCTTTAATCCAATCCTGGTGTACTGGAAGATTCGCCGTAATCCCTATCCGCTGGTGTTTACCTGCCTGCGTGAAAGCGGCGTGACGGCTTTCTTCACCCGCAGCTCTGCCGCCAATATTCCGGTGAACATGGCACTGGCGAAGAAGCTCAATCTTGATGAAGACACCTACTCGGTTTCGATTCCGGTGGGCGCCAATATCAGTATGGCGGGCGCATCAATAACCATTACCGTTCTGACGCTGGCAGCGGTGAATACGTTGGGGATTCATGTGGATATCAGCACGGCGATCCTGCTGAGTCTGGTGGCTTCAATCTGTGCCTGTGGCGCATCCGGCGTGGCGGGAGGTTCCCTGCTGCTGATCCCGGTGGCCTGTAATATGTTTGGCATCCCTAACGAGGTGGCAATGCAGGTTGTTGCGGTGGGCTTTATTATTGGCGTACTGCAGGACTCGGCAGAAACGGCGCTGAATTCCTCTGCCGATATTCTGTTTACGGCGGCTGCCTGTATGGCTGAAGAGCGCCGCGAAGAGCAACGCATCTGA
- a CDS encoding TerC family protein, whose product MHSVGTPLLWGSFAVIVVIMLAIDLFLQGRRGSQTMSMKQAALWSLLWVTLSLLFAAGFWWYLDGNISREVANTQTLAFLTGYVLEKALAVDNVFVWLMLFSYFSVPPAIQRRVLIYGILGAFVLRTMMIFAGSWLVSEFSWILYIFGAFLIFTGIKMGMEGSSDEAGSIGDKPMVRWLRGHLRMTETMEGEKFFVRRNGILFATPLLLVLIMVELSDVIFAVDSIPAIFAVTTDPFIVLTSNLFAILGLRAMYFLLANVAERFHMLKYGLAVVLVFIGVKMLIVDFYHIPVSISLATVGSILGITLLVNAWVNYRNDQKQLSK is encoded by the coding sequence ATGCACTCTGTTGGCACGCCTCTGCTGTGGGGCAGCTTTGCCGTTATCGTGGTCATTATGCTGGCTATCGATCTCTTCCTTCAGGGCCGCCGCGGCTCGCAAACCATGTCAATGAAACAGGCTGCGCTCTGGTCATTGCTGTGGGTCACCCTTTCCCTGCTGTTCGCTGCCGGTTTCTGGTGGTATCTCGACGGCAATATCAGCCGCGAAGTCGCCAATACGCAGACCCTGGCTTTCCTGACCGGTTACGTGCTGGAAAAAGCGCTGGCGGTGGATAACGTCTTTGTCTGGCTGATGCTGTTCAGCTATTTTTCCGTGCCGCCTGCTATCCAGCGTCGCGTCCTGATCTACGGAATTCTGGGCGCATTTGTGCTGCGTACCATGATGATCTTCGCCGGCAGCTGGCTGGTCTCTGAGTTCAGCTGGATCCTGTATATCTTCGGTGCCTTCCTGATTTTCACCGGCATCAAAATGGGTATGGAAGGCAGCAGTGACGAAGCAGGCAGTATCGGAGATAAACCGATGGTGCGTTGGCTGCGCGGCCATCTGCGGATGACTGAAACGATGGAGGGCGAGAAGTTCTTCGTCCGCCGCAACGGCATTCTGTTCGCTACCCCGCTGTTGCTGGTGTTGATTATGGTGGAGCTGAGCGACGTGATTTTCGCCGTCGACAGCATCCCGGCGATCTTTGCCGTTACCACCGATCCCTTTATCGTGCTGACCTCTAATCTGTTCGCCATCCTCGGCCTGCGTGCGATGTACTTCCTGCTGGCTAACGTGGCGGAGCGTTTCCATATGCTGAAATATGGTCTGGCCGTGGTGCTGGTGTTTATTGGTGTGAAGATGCTGATAGTCGATTTCTACCATATTCCGGTCTCCATCTCGCTCGCGACAGTTGGCAGCATTCTCGGCATTACCCTGCTGGTTAACGCGTGGGTTAACTACCGCAACGACCAGAAGCAGCTGAGCAAGTAA
- a CDS encoding Gfo/Idh/MocA family oxidoreductase has product MIRFAIVGTNWITRQFVDAAHETGKMKLTAVYSRSLDQAQSFSKDYRVEHLFTSLEQMAQSEDVDAVYIASPNALHCQQALLFLQHKKHVICEKPLASNLREVEAMIACARDNQVVLFEAFKTASLPNFLILQQSLPKVGKLRKALINYCQYSSRYQRYLDGENPNTFNPAWSNGSIMDIGYYCLATAVSLWGEPYKVTATASLLESGVDAHGTVVMDYGDFDVTLLHSKVSQSVVPSEIQGEEGSLVIEQVSECQRVSFMPRGARVQDLSHPQHINTMLYEAETFARLVENHEINHAGLGTSRATAKLLTEIRQQTGVVFPADGLPDDVAV; this is encoded by the coding sequence ATGATCCGCTTCGCTATCGTAGGGACCAACTGGATCACCCGCCAGTTTGTCGACGCCGCGCATGAAACCGGCAAAATGAAGCTCACCGCCGTCTACTCCCGCTCGCTCGACCAGGCCCAGTCCTTCAGCAAAGATTATCGCGTCGAACATCTGTTTACTTCGCTGGAACAGATGGCGCAGTCGGAGGATGTTGATGCGGTCTATATCGCCAGCCCCAACGCCCTGCATTGCCAGCAGGCGCTGCTGTTTCTCCAGCATAAAAAACATGTGATCTGCGAAAAGCCCCTCGCCTCCAACCTGCGTGAAGTGGAAGCGATGATTGCCTGCGCGCGGGACAATCAGGTGGTGTTATTTGAAGCGTTCAAAACCGCCAGCCTGCCCAATTTTCTGATTCTGCAGCAGTCGCTGCCAAAAGTCGGCAAATTGCGTAAAGCGTTGATTAATTACTGTCAGTACTCTTCCCGCTATCAGCGTTATCTGGATGGTGAGAACCCAAATACCTTTAATCCGGCCTGGTCCAACGGCTCGATTATGGATATCGGCTACTACTGTCTGGCCACGGCGGTCAGCCTCTGGGGCGAACCTTATAAAGTGACCGCCACCGCTTCCCTGCTTGAAAGCGGCGTGGATGCTCACGGCACCGTGGTGATGGATTACGGCGATTTTGACGTCACGCTGCTGCACTCCAAAGTGAGCCAGTCCGTGGTGCCCAGCGAAATTCAGGGAGAGGAGGGATCGCTGGTCATTGAGCAGGTTTCTGAATGCCAGCGCGTCAGCTTTATGCCCCGCGGAGCCAGGGTGCAGGATCTCAGTCATCCTCAGCATATCAATACCATGCTTTACGAAGCTGAGACGTTTGCCAGGCTGGTGGAGAACCACGAGATTAACCATGCCGGGCTGGGGACCTCACGCGCTACGGCAAAACTGCTGACCGAAATACGTCAGCAGACGGGTGTCGTCTTCCCGGCTGATGGGCTGCCCGACGACGTCGCTGTGTAA
- a CDS encoding chloride channel protein has translation MSTGSKHALNWTSILVAIPVGLVATLVTLGFRQTIELINAAVFGSRQDVTQAIGVYSWYFWPLIVGTGGLIAGFFLRYATAIEQKETVRTDYLEVINARLDAVPTKTSLFRALSSIASISSGASIGKEGPMVQLSALSGSLMGRLCFRNLALKNSDIVAMAAAAGLSSVYHAPLASAIFVAEIAFGISALQRLIPLIISSGVAVLTMWTLGYRSAIYPFSHAQFDLTPGNILLTIIVGLLAGLVGWAMIWLINQSRQRFGRIKSLPLRLGLGGAIVGTMATGSTNILGNGYEVIVEIMAGSFVLKGLLILLALKMIATAVSVGSNAVGGLFTPSLLIGAVLGVVVATLASLAGWPVSNTLVFAAVGMGAVLASVSQAPLMAMLMVLEMTLNSSLLFPTMIACVLASMTVYRLQSSSTYPVIKNHFSRSDAKFDFDNGIISQFIVSGAALRPEDTVGKALAVSSLKRERFVYVINETGRFMGAVSMHDISRKVLDKEITLDSPVSCVMDDSFPYIFENQTITEGWEAFARVTLERLPVLNNPLEKKYLGALTKTSLIQKAKDFL, from the coding sequence ATGAGCACGGGCAGTAAACACGCACTGAACTGGACCAGCATCCTGGTAGCGATCCCGGTGGGGCTGGTGGCCACGCTGGTGACGCTGGGATTTCGCCAGACTATTGAACTGATCAACGCCGCCGTGTTTGGATCGCGGCAGGATGTGACCCAGGCTATTGGCGTCTATTCCTGGTATTTCTGGCCGCTGATTGTCGGGACCGGCGGGCTGATCGCGGGTTTCTTCCTGCGCTACGCCACAGCGATAGAGCAGAAAGAGACGGTTCGCACCGATTATCTGGAAGTGATCAATGCCCGGCTGGATGCGGTTCCGACCAAAACCTCGCTGTTCCGTGCGCTCTCCTCCATTGCCAGTATCAGCAGCGGTGCCTCAATCGGTAAAGAGGGGCCGATGGTGCAGCTCTCGGCGCTGAGCGGCAGCCTGATGGGGCGGCTCTGCTTCCGCAATCTGGCGCTGAAAAACAGCGATATTGTGGCAATGGCCGCCGCGGCGGGGCTTTCCTCTGTTTATCACGCGCCGCTGGCTTCGGCGATTTTTGTGGCGGAGATTGCCTTCGGCATCTCGGCATTACAGCGCCTGATCCCGTTAATTATCTCCTCCGGGGTAGCCGTACTGACCATGTGGACGCTGGGCTACCGCTCCGCGATCTACCCCTTCTCTCATGCCCAGTTTGACCTGACGCCGGGTAATATTTTGCTGACCATTATCGTCGGGCTGCTGGCCGGCCTGGTGGGCTGGGCGATGATCTGGCTGATCAACCAGAGCCGGCAGCGTTTTGGCCGGATAAAAAGCCTGCCTTTGCGGCTGGGGCTGGGCGGCGCGATCGTGGGGACAATGGCGACGGGCAGCACCAATATTCTGGGAAACGGCTACGAAGTGATCGTGGAGATCATGGCGGGGAGCTTTGTGCTCAAGGGGCTGCTTATTCTGCTGGCACTGAAGATGATCGCTACAGCGGTTTCAGTGGGATCTAATGCGGTAGGGGGGCTTTTCACGCCGTCGTTGCTGATTGGCGCGGTGCTTGGCGTGGTGGTGGCAACGCTGGCCAGCCTCGCTGGCTGGCCGGTCAGCAACACGCTGGTATTTGCTGCGGTAGGGATGGGCGCAGTGCTCGCCTCGGTCAGCCAGGCCCCGCTGATGGCGATGCTGATGGTGCTGGAGATGACGCTGAACAGCAGCCTGCTGTTCCCGACGATGATTGCCTGCGTGCTGGCCTCAATGACCGTCTATCGTCTGCAATCCAGCAGCACCTATCCGGTGATCAAGAATCACTTCAGCCGCTCCGATGCGAAATTCGATTTCGATAACGGCATTATCTCGCAGTTTATCGTCTCCGGCGCGGCGCTGAGGCCGGAGGACACGGTGGGGAAAGCGCTGGCGGTCAGCTCATTGAAGCGGGAGCGTTTTGTCTATGTTATCAACGAGACCGGCAGGTTTATGGGCGCCGTCTCAATGCACGATATCTCACGAAAAGTGCTGGATAAGGAGATCACTCTGGACTCGCCGGTAAGCTGCGTGATGGATGATTCCTTCCCCTATATTTTTGAAAATCAGACTATCACGGAAGGATGGGAAGCGTTTGCCAGAGTCACGCTGGAGCGCCTGCCGGTGCTGAACAATCCGCTGGAGAAGAAGTATCTCGGCGCGTTAACCAAAACCAGCCTGATTCAGAAAGCCAAAGATTTCCTCTGA